A single Drechmeria coniospora strain ARSEF 6962 chromosome 03, whole genome shotgun sequence DNA region contains:
- a CDS encoding ubiquitin carboxyl-terminal hydrolase, with product MSTRPTTPASPKNAKIKSPAPGTPMFGCEHVQLLLSQGQEVMNSSIAHYKMILRGIFDTPPIVPQTSTNQEGRPITSLTSNYLCLQCPTTVTEEDRLEHGTERQHRFYVDSRSGSLYCQICDDMVWDPTLEELRVRKIGTGSFSGRKRKHDELFTDSIKEDPRYIASNTTTASCRANGLRGIYNAGATCYQNVVLQSFLHNPLLRNFYLSDGHQSNDCSVPHCLSCAMDDMFQDFYALENTNGYTAANILSGFWISEKKAFENLVTTKEQDAHEFFQFLAEELHERNGDGKRPETGCEHSCNCIVHQTFYGKMQTTTACQNCSGTTHAVQSFLDLSLGLDALTQRRIKKTGQKKPVLTLTDCLDEEYVKFDKCEYRCHSCASSQQARRYTCIKRLPNVLSIQLKRFEYKQGRHDRAASKIDNVVQFPLQLNMLPYTNRVRTRDSRENLELERSCTYDLLSVVVHVGEIETGHYVSYCRVGDQWFKFNDHKVELASISDVLGAQAYLLFYIIRSLA from the exons ATGTCTACCAGACCAACAACGCCGGCGTCACCAAAGAACGCAAAGATCAAGTCACCTGCCCCAGGAACCCCCATGTTCGGCTGCG AACACGTACAGCTTCTTCTGTCGCAGGGACAGGAAGTTATGAACAGCTCCATCGCCCACTACAAGATGATTCTTCGAGGCATCTTTGACACTCCTCCTATTGTGCCCCAGACGTCGACGAACCAAGAGGGTCGTCCCATCACCTCCCTCACATCAAATTACCTTTGCCTACAATGTCCAACAACCGTGACGGAGGAGGACAGGCTGGAGCACGGCACAGAACGGCAGCATCGCTTCT ACGTGGACTCTCGCAGTGGCTCCCTCTATTGCCAAATCTGTGATGATATGGTCTGGGACCCAACTCTGGAAGAGCTTCGTGTTCGCAAGATTGGAACCGGTTCTTTCTCAG GCCGAAAACGGAAGCACGACGAGCTTTTTACCGATTCCATTAAGGAGGACCCTCGGTATATCGCCTCcaacacgacgacggcatcttGTCGTGCTAATGGACTTCGTGGCATTTACAACGCTGGCGCAACTTGTTATCAGAACGTTGTGCTACAGAGCTTCTTGCACAACCCCTTGCTCCGAAACTTCTATCTTAGCGACGGCCATCAGAGCAACGATTGCAGCGTTCCACATTGTCTGAGCTGCGCCATGGATGACATGTTCCAAGATTTTTATGCACTCGAAAATACCAATGGCTACACGGCTGCCAACATTCTCTCCGGCTTCTGGATTTCGGAGAAAAAGGCGTTTGAGAACTTGGTGACGACGAAAGAACAGGATGCTCACGAGTTTTTTCAATTCTTGGCCGAGGAACTTCATGAGCggaacggcgacggcaaaaGGCCTGAGACTGGCTGTGAGCATAGCTGCAACTGCATCGTCCACCAAACGTTTTATGGTAAGATGCAAACGACGACAGCGTGCCAGAATTGCAGCGGGACCACACATGCGGTCCAGTCGTTCCTTGATCTAAGCTTGGGTCTCGATGCTCTAACGCAGAGGCGGATCAAGAAGACGGGACAGAAGAAGCCGGTTCTGACGCTGACCGATTGTCTGGATGAAGAATATGTCAAATTTGACAAATGCGAGTATCGGTGTCACAGTTGTGCATCCTCGCAGCAGGCTAGAAGGTACACCTGCATCAAGCGTCTTCCCAACGTACTGTCGATACAGCTCAAG CGTTTCGAGTACAAGCAAGGCAGGCATGACCGGGCAGCATCCAAAATCGACAACGTCGTTCAGTTCCCGCTGCAGCTCAACATGCTACCCTACACCAACCGCGTTCGCACCCGCGACAGCCGTGAGAATCTGGAGTTGGAGAGGTCCTGCACGTATGACCTCTTGAGCGTGGTTGTTCACGTGGGAGAGATCGAGACGGGCCACTACGTCTCGTATTGCCGTGTCGGTGACCAG TGGTTCAAGTTTAACGACCACAAAGTTGAGCTGGCCAGCATTTCGGACGTCTTGGGAGCGCAAGCATACCTGCTCTTCTACATCATTCGGTCCTTAGCGTAA
- a CDS encoding N-adenine-specific DNA methyltransferase: MTDSDDEIALSADTLAALAEFHAERDSAQAKFKELQAEAEVENGPLSMEAFGEDWNESQFWYSNETASALAHQLLDGARSRTSIGVISTPSAFVALKNILRTRPESERPRLVLLEHDHRFRVFEEFVYYDFQKPLELPVAMTVRWLLKTRIPELPAPQVILNTGERLNQLIAKVYRPFGLRPTTFMLKHARGLSNEFYCYANFECPTWTWLPETA, from the exons ATGACCGACTCCGATGACGAGAT AGCGTTGTCTGCCGACACACTGGCTGCGTTGGCCGAGTTCCATGCAGAACGGGATTCGGCACAGGCCAAGTTCAAGGAGCTTCAGGCCGAGGCTGAGGTGGAAAATGGCCCATTGTCAATGGAGGCATTTGGCGAGGATTGGAACGAGTCCCAGTTTTGG TATTCAAATGAGACTGCTAGTGCCCTGGCCCATCAGCTGCTCGATGGTGCAAGAAGTAGGACAAGCATTGGGGTCATCTCGACCCCGAGTGCGTTCGTGGCCCTCAAGAACATCTTG AGAACGAGACCGGAAAGCGAACGTCCACGGCTGGTGCTGTTGGAGCACGATCATCGTTTTCGTGTCTTTGAGGAATTCGTCTACTATGACTTTCAGAAGCCTCTTGAACTTCCTG TGGCCATGACCGTGCGGTGGCTCCTCAAGACGAGAATCCCGGAGCTCCCCGCGCCCCAGGTGATTTTGAACACGGGAGAAAGACTCAATCAGCTCATTGCGAAGGTCTACCGGCCGTTTGGCCTTCGACCAACGACATTTATGCTGAAGCACGCACGGGGGCTGAGCAACGAGTTCTATTGCTACGCCAACTTCGAATGTCCTACGTGGACGTGGTTGCCCGAAACAGCGTGA
- a CDS encoding NADH-ubiquinone oxidoreductase 40 kDa subunit-like protein, producing the protein MASPLSAARSSRKLAQNMAGRRFASDISITRTGKPITRVEGGRSSLGGHTATVFGATGQLGRYIVNRLARQGCTVVIPYREEMAKRHLKVTGDLGRVVFVEYDLHNTASIEANVRHSDVVYNLVGRDYPTKNFSLEDVHVEGTERIVEAVAKYDVDRYIHVSSHSADSKSKSEFYASKGRGEEVARSVFPETTIVRPAPMFGFEDNLLLKLASVLNLFTANNMQEKFFPVHSIDVGAALEKMLYDDSTTGQTYELYGPKEYSMAEIAAMVDKEIYKQRRHINVPKAILKPIAGVLNRTLWWHTLSADEIEREFMDQSIDANARTFKDLGIEPGDIANFTYHYLQGFRSSHYYDLPPATEKERREDKKYIHVLDEL; encoded by the exons ATGGCTTCCCCTCTATCTGCTGCGCGATCTTCGCGCAAGCTCGCGCAAAAcatggcaggcaggcgtTTCGCCTCCGACATTTCCATCACCAGGACCGGCAAGCCCATCACCCGGGTCGAAGGTGGCCG ATCATCCCTTGGAG GCCACACGGCCACCGTTTTTGGTGCCACAGGCCAATTGGGTCGATATATCGTGAACCGCCTGG CTCGTCAGGGTTGCACGGTTGTCATCCCCTACCGCGAGGAGATGGCCAAGCGCCACCTCAAGGTCACAGGAGATCTCGGCCGAGTAGTCTTTGTG GAATACGACCTTCACAACACTGCTTCCATCGAGGCTAACGTACGGCATTCGGACGTCGTGTATAATCTGGTCGGCCGAGACTACCCAACCAA GAACTTTTCTCTCGAGGATGTTCATGTCGAAGGAACGGAGCGAATTGTCGAGGCTGTCGCGAAATACGACGTCGACCGATACATTCATGTCTCGTCGCACAGCGCCGACTCCAAGTCCAAGTCAGAATTCTATGCCTCCAAG GGCCGAGGTGAGGAGGTCGCGCGAAGTGTCTTCCCCGAAACAACGATCGTCAGACCGGCGCCCATGTTTGGGTTCGAGGACAATCTGCTCCTCAAGCTTGCTTCTGTTCTCAACCTTTTCACGGCAAATAACATGCAGGAGAAGTTTTTCCCCGTTCAC TCCATCGATGTTGGCGCAGCCTTGGAGAAGATGCTATATGATGACTCTACTACCGGCCAAACCTATGAACTTTACGGACCCAAGGAGTACAGCATGGCTGAGATTGCGGCAATGGTTGACAAGGAAATATACAAACAACGGCGTCACATCAACGTGCCGAAGGCTATCCTCAAACCGATAGCCGGCGTGCTCAACCGCACTCTTTGGTGGCACACGTTGTCCGCCGACGAGATTGAGCGCGAGTTCATGGACCAATCGATAGACGCTAACGCGAGAACATTCAAAGACCTCGGTATCGAACCAGGCGACATTGCAAACTTCACGTACCACTATTTG CAAGGATTCCGCAGCTCACACTACTACGACCTACCACCGGCAacggagaaggagaggcgCGAGGACAAGAAGTACATTCACGTTCTAGATGAGTTGTAA